One region of Bacteroidota bacterium genomic DNA includes:
- a CDS encoding T9SS type A sorting domain-containing protein, whose protein sequence is MTIEQTQSDTSVEFFQMPVPVEFSGLNEDTIIVFDHLYPGQTFSFNLNFEIKNIFFDPERWILSAENSVISTRQKNASEYPVLLFPNPAQDHVSVYFSEQGFPVLSARIIDATGRIVKKVNFDFPSSNVDFEISSLAVGFYIIEVETFDRLTNLHFVKSR, encoded by the coding sequence TTGACTATTGAACAGACACAATCCGATACTTCGGTAGAATTTTTTCAGATGCCTGTTCCTGTTGAGTTTTCCGGACTTAATGAAGACACGATCATTGTATTTGATCATCTTTATCCGGGTCAGACATTTTCTTTCAATTTGAATTTTGAAATAAAAAATATTTTCTTCGACCCTGAACGTTGGATATTAAGCGCTGAAAATTCAGTCATTTCAACCCGACAGAAGAACGCATCGGAATATCCGGTATTACTTTTTCCAAATCCCGCTCAGGATCATGTCTCCGTTTATTTTAGCGAACAGGGTTTCCCGGTTTTGTCGGCCCGAATTATTGATGCAACAGGAAGAATAGTAAAGAAAGTGAATTTTGATTTTCCTTCTTCAAATGTGGATTTTGAAATTTCTTCACTAGCCGTTGGTTTCTACATTATCGAAGTCGAAACCTTCGATCGTTTGACAAATCTTCATTTTGTGAAATCACGATAA